A genomic segment from Nitrosopumilus sp. K4 encodes:
- a CDS encoding 50S ribosomal protein L15e, translating into MPSRQDQIWIQLWKENAPELRERVVGWRKQNAITRIEKPSRIQRARRLGYKAKQGIIVVRMRVGTGGMRKQRPTGGRRPKHLGVLRIKADDNMQKVAERRVLERYPNLKLLGSYFIYKDGMHYWYEVILADPVHPRIIQDKELKKRLDTTA; encoded by the coding sequence ATGCCTAGTCGACAAGACCAAATTTGGATCCAACTATGGAAGGAAAATGCTCCAGAACTTAGAGAAAGAGTGGTTGGTTGGCGTAAACAAAACGCAATAACTAGAATTGAAAAACCAAGTAGAATTCAAAGAGCTAGAAGGTTAGGCTACAAGGCAAAACAGGGAATCATTGTTGTTAGAATGAGAGTGGGAACCGGTGGTATGAGAAAACAACGACCAACCGGTGGTAGAAGACCAAAACATTTGGGTGTTCTTAGAATTAAGGCAGATGACAACATGCAAAAAGTTGCTGAAAGAAGAGTACTTGAAAGGTATCCAAACTTGAAACTTTTGGGTTCTTATTTTATCTACAAAGATGGCATGCATTACTGGTATGAAGTAATATTGGCAGATCCTGTACATCCTAGAATTATTCAAGACAAAGAACTAAAAAAAAGACTAGATACTACAGCATAA
- a CDS encoding tetratricopeptide repeat protein, whose amino-acid sequence MRKLCCSESLDNVDEIKKFIEFFLSEEYIKTQTVLYDKIKNKQFAQIDIPKKIHPIIPILEFIQYLIQKNPETIDEKFQNRIPDLMDLSFVTKDAWAYTKGDLNKFLNPSYLKEARSRFKDLEAYRRLMYEFKIAGMMRRLGEKADFEHNMDKKWPDLKTGNVETTYVECKKLEGPDHIFKIQIANNIVKQLNKFQKNGIVNISSKKFPSKPDQIEIISKLVEVILKSEKTKLAEEGITVTFTALEQKTIGEKMFFPNDQPFEYMISGIQFQKTNEGIIWREPRAVTIHSDDIPTPLTSIKHQIAKAYKQLKNVSDEFYRVLCIDISEYVNVVYVKAKNEHENIIESCKRFIMDIFEKGHYSKLGGIILSYTLTSIQPNQLGAMFKPELIVNAKSIKPISKYFLYPAYHEHKTNFDMGMKLASEGKVKESIPYFEKSTKLQPKIKEGWMNLAISQRDSGLVVESIQSFQKAIELDKKLIPAYTGLSDSYARLRMNGTSIETLDKILEFEPKHAQTWYNKAGMYAHMADFENAKRCALQCLEIDPNYQNAIDLLNRLG is encoded by the coding sequence ATGAGGAAGTTATGCTGTTCAGAATCTTTGGATAATGTAGACGAAATAAAAAAATTCATAGAATTTTTTCTATCTGAGGAATATATCAAAACACAAACTGTCCTATATGATAAAATTAAGAATAAACAATTTGCACAAATTGATATTCCCAAAAAGATCCACCCCATAATACCAATTCTAGAGTTTATTCAGTATCTGATTCAAAAAAATCCTGAAACAATTGATGAGAAATTTCAAAATAGAATTCCTGATTTAATGGATTTGTCATTTGTAACAAAGGATGCATGGGCATATACTAAGGGCGATCTTAACAAATTTCTAAACCCCAGTTACCTAAAAGAAGCAAGATCAAGATTCAAAGATTTAGAAGCATATCGACGTTTAATGTATGAATTTAAAATTGCAGGAATGATGAGGAGACTAGGCGAAAAGGCAGATTTTGAACACAATATGGACAAAAAATGGCCTGATCTAAAAACAGGGAATGTTGAAACAACATATGTAGAATGTAAAAAATTGGAAGGACCTGATCACATATTCAAGATTCAGATAGCAAACAATATTGTAAAACAATTAAATAAATTTCAAAAAAATGGAATTGTCAACATAAGTTCAAAAAAATTCCCAAGCAAACCAGATCAAATAGAAATAATTTCAAAGTTAGTTGAGGTAATACTCAAATCAGAAAAAACAAAACTCGCAGAAGAAGGGATCACAGTAACGTTTACCGCTTTAGAACAAAAAACAATTGGTGAAAAAATGTTTTTTCCAAATGATCAACCTTTTGAATATATGATAAGTGGAATTCAATTTCAAAAAACAAATGAAGGAATAATTTGGAGAGAACCACGTGCAGTAACAATTCATAGTGATGACATCCCAACACCACTTACATCAATAAAACACCAAATAGCAAAAGCATACAAACAACTGAAAAATGTATCAGATGAATTTTACCGTGTTTTGTGTATTGATATTTCAGAATATGTCAATGTCGTATATGTTAAAGCTAAAAATGAACATGAAAATATTATTGAGTCATGTAAAAGATTCATTATGGATATTTTTGAAAAAGGTCATTACTCAAAATTAGGAGGAATTATTTTATCATATACATTGACAAGTATACAGCCTAATCAATTAGGAGCGATGTTCAAACCTGAACTCATAGTAAATGCAAAATCAATCAAACCAATTTCTAAATATTTTTTGTATCCAGCATATCACGAACATAAAACAAATTTTGACATGGGAATGAAGTTAGCAAGTGAAGGTAAAGTAAAAGAATCCATACCGTATTTTGAAAAATCTACCAAATTACAACCAAAAATCAAAGAAGGATGGATGAATTTGGCTATTTCCCAAAGAGATTCTGGATTGGTGGTTGAATCAATTCAAAGCTTTCAAAAGGCAATAGAATTGGATAAAAAACTAATCCCTGCATATACCGGACTGTCTGATTCTTATGCGCGTTTAAGAATGAATGGCACCTCAATTGAAACACTAGATAAAATATTAGAATTTGAGCCAAAACATGCACAGACTTGGTACAATAAAGCTGGAATGTATGCACACATGGCAGATTTTGAAAATGCAAAAAGATGTGCCTTACAGTGTTTAGAAATAGATCCTAATTATCAAAATGCCATCGATTTATTGAATAGACTCGGTTAA
- a CDS encoding site-specific integrase: MATPSQIFYESLKTKATKKVYKLWLEKFFEYAHQDYDSIIKLEPEKIKQIIKDYVIHKKELTRKTGIPSPNSYNAIMTPIQSFLEMNEIEFSWKTIKNLYPQRIPTSNQLPYTDDDIRELLGATTSLRNKAFIHFLSSTGVRVGATPDIRIEDVKEIEDGAVVTIYRDTTEEYRTCLTPEAYTALKRYLEQRIEREPDSVLFTRKNNLTPLTPTSAQDVVRNVRKQAKLSIDNGRKSRRGKSQNHAFRKRFEITLASCDLQQRFIDYMQGHFSGNSKAYFNGVSDEQLYAQFKRAIPALTLDKSTKIEAEKEKEIRIIKEEFDGALKEKLEQQDELMQRMLSELATAKVFAYETRYTECFGGKKPDIQKLSKIMSNEEIEDWNRFIPLVQREQDWTIPTGTKSQEMLRDSKEKREIKDIIKRLKKQGDTSGMIEQLEKMLDVF, translated from the coding sequence ATGGCTACACCCTCTCAGATATTCTACGAGTCACTAAAGACCAAAGCTACCAAGAAAGTGTACAAACTTTGGTTGGAAAAGTTCTTCGAGTATGCACATCAGGATTACGACAGTATCATAAAACTGGAACCTGAGAAAATTAAACAGATAATCAAAGATTATGTAATTCACAAAAAAGAACTTACCAGAAAAACAGGCATTCCAAGTCCGAATTCATACAATGCCATAATGACTCCAATCCAGTCATTTTTAGAAATGAATGAAATTGAGTTTAGTTGGAAAACCATCAAAAATCTATACCCTCAAAGAATTCCTACGTCAAATCAATTACCATACACAGATGACGATATTAGAGAATTGTTAGGTGCCACAACAAGTCTAAGAAACAAGGCGTTTATCCATTTTCTGTCTTCAACAGGAGTTAGAGTTGGAGCTACACCTGACATAAGAATTGAAGATGTAAAAGAAATAGAAGATGGTGCAGTAGTTACAATTTATCGTGATACTACAGAAGAATACAGAACATGTTTGACACCAGAAGCTTATACTGCATTGAAGAGATACCTTGAACAAAGAATTGAAAGAGAGCCTGATTCAGTACTATTTACAAGAAAAAACAATCTCACTCCATTGACACCAACGTCAGCTCAAGATGTTGTTAGAAATGTAAGAAAACAGGCAAAACTTTCAATTGATAATGGTAGGAAATCAAGGAGAGGAAAGTCACAGAACCATGCTTTTAGGAAACGCTTTGAGATTACCCTTGCATCTTGTGATCTACAGCAAAGATTCATTGATTACATGCAAGGACATTTTTCAGGAAACTCAAAAGCGTACTTTAACGGAGTGTCAGATGAACAACTTTATGCACAGTTCAAGAGAGCAATTCCAGCTTTAACGTTAGACAAATCAACTAAAATCGAAGCCGAAAAAGAAAAAGAAATCAGGATAATCAAAGAGGAATTTGATGGAGCACTAAAGGAAAAGTTAGAACAACAAGATGAATTGATGCAGAGAATGTTGTCAGAGTTAGCTACTGCCAAAGTATTTGCATATGAAACAAGATATACAGAGTGTTTTGGAGGCAAAAAGCCAGACATCCAAAAGTTATCAAAAATAATGTCAAATGAAGAGATTGAAGACTGGAACAGATTCATTCCATTAGTTCAAAGAGAACAGGATTGGACCATTCCAACAGGTACAAAATCTCAAGAGATGCTAAGAGATTCTAAGGAAAAAAGAGAAATCAAAGACATCATAAAGAGATTGAAAAAACAAGGAGACACATCTGGAATGATTGAACAACTAGAGAAAATGTTAGATGTGTTTTAG
- a CDS encoding HEAT repeat domain-containing protein: MQVVTNDRLQLFAEMESKYEQKDTEYFVKLLDHPDYVVRTRATCILVDFGGEDKVPYIAKVLKNDENELVRHEAAFSLGQMCYSSAIPPLTDATLNDPSMFVRHEAAIALGVVGSKDAKEALEKALNDPDKPVVESAIVALSNIQFMEKLSKNEKFAKLTGG, from the coding sequence ATGCAGGTAGTTACTAATGATAGACTTCAATTGTTTGCTGAAATGGAGTCCAAATATGAACAAAAGGATACAGAATATTTTGTAAAACTTTTAGATCATCCTGACTATGTAGTGAGAACTAGAGCCACTTGTATTTTAGTTGATTTTGGAGGAGAGGATAAAGTACCTTACATCGCTAAAGTTCTAAAAAATGATGAGAATGAATTGGTAAGACATGAGGCCGCATTCTCTCTAGGTCAAATGTGCTATTCTAGCGCTATTCCGCCTCTAACTGATGCAACTCTTAATGATCCTAGTATGTTTGTAAGACATGAGGCTGCAATTGCTCTTGGTGTTGTTGGCTCAAAAGATGCAAAAGAAGCATTAGAAAAAGCTCTCAATGATCCTGATAAACCTGTTGTTGAATCGGCAATTGTAGCGTTGTCAAACATTCAGTTTATGGAGAAATTGAGCAAAAACGAAAAATTTGCAAAGTTGACAGGTGGATAA
- a CDS encoding CFI-box-CTERM domain-containing protein, protein MKTTLFIPFLMILVMTPAFGQLLSDKTGLVTRLDVESGGHTFEVETVSNFDVVDHEFNKNEKRLTLFVNSGIENNLGEVIVPQTLLSGNFAFFLNDEPYNPKIKSNDKISFITLNFTGIGNNKIDIIGTETLQGVEENSYPTPIDDTKNGGGCLIATATYGTELAPQVQHLREIRDQKLMQTDSGKYFINSFNHVYYSFSPLISDYERENSFFKESVRILITPLLSSLMILNYASMDNDVETIGVGIGIITLNVGMYFVAPAILITRLKK, encoded by the coding sequence TTGAAAACCACATTATTCATTCCATTTCTGATGATTTTAGTTATGACTCCTGCATTTGGGCAGTTGTTATCAGATAAAACCGGTCTTGTAACCAGACTTGATGTTGAATCAGGTGGACATACTTTTGAAGTTGAAACTGTTTCAAATTTTGATGTAGTTGATCATGAATTTAACAAAAATGAAAAACGACTGACTCTTTTTGTAAATAGTGGAATAGAAAATAATTTAGGTGAAGTGATTGTTCCTCAAACCTTGTTAAGTGGAAACTTTGCTTTTTTCCTAAATGATGAACCGTATAATCCAAAAATAAAATCAAATGATAAAATTTCATTTATTACATTAAATTTTACAGGAATAGGTAATAACAAAATTGACATAATTGGAACTGAGACATTACAAGGTGTTGAAGAAAACTCATATCCTACTCCTATAGATGATACTAAAAATGGTGGTGGGTGTTTGATTGCCACTGCCACTTATGGAACAGAACTTGCACCTCAAGTACAACATCTAAGAGAAATACGTGATCAAAAACTAATGCAGACAGATTCTGGAAAATATTTTATAAATTCATTTAATCATGTCTACTATTCTTTTAGTCCTTTAATTTCTGATTATGAAAGAGAAAACTCTTTTTTCAAAGAATCTGTGAGGATTTTAATTACTCCATTACTTTCCTCACTCATGATTTTGAATTATGCCTCTATGGATAATGATGTTGAAACAATTGGAGTGGGAATTGGTATAATCACACTGAATGTAGGTATGTATTTTGTTGCACCTGCAATCTTGATTACGAGGCTAAAGAAATGA
- a CDS encoding ribbon-helix-helix domain-containing protein: MKVVGTKLDDSDFERFQKYCTDEGISKSEMMRGLIRQYCDACEEDSETPSEILNPTVTVIDD, translated from the coding sequence ATGAAAGTTGTTGGAACAAAACTTGATGACTCTGATTTTGAAAGATTTCAGAAATATTGTACCGATGAGGGTATTTCCAAGAGTGAAATGATGCGTGGATTGATCAGACAGTATTGTGATGCTTGTGAAGAAGATTCAGAAACTCCGTCTGAAATTCTAAATCCTACAGTCACAGTAATTGATGACTAA
- a CDS encoding redoxin domain-containing protein yields the protein MSAVIGQKAPNFGVSEWVQGAPTNFDQEKDHVVLVEVFQVNCPGCFLYGIPEAINIYNKYKDDGVRVIGIATAFEDFDLNTLENLKMLAETGETVGETKKALTTYGQGQGGKLPYKIPFPLAMDKLTKTTGEISQEKILQFIYPQIPDFDSQPEEYKKQIIQRVKDYMKSKEYAAETFEKFALQGTPSTILVDRKGILRDVSFGQSSNIEAMIQKLVDED from the coding sequence ATGAGTGCAGTGATTGGCCAAAAAGCGCCAAATTTTGGGGTTTCAGAGTGGGTTCAAGGTGCGCCAACAAATTTTGATCAGGAAAAAGATCATGTTGTATTAGTAGAAGTTTTTCAAGTAAATTGTCCAGGTTGTTTTTTGTATGGTATTCCAGAAGCAATCAACATCTATAACAAATACAAAGATGACGGAGTTCGGGTCATTGGAATTGCAACTGCCTTTGAAGATTTTGATTTAAACACGTTAGAGAATCTAAAGATGCTTGCTGAAACTGGTGAGACTGTAGGTGAAACAAAAAAAGCCTTAACAACGTATGGTCAAGGCCAAGGTGGCAAACTGCCTTACAAAATACCATTCCCACTAGCAATGGACAAATTAACAAAGACAACAGGCGAAATCAGTCAGGAAAAAATCCTCCAGTTTATCTATCCTCAAATACCAGATTTTGATTCACAGCCTGAAGAATACAAAAAGCAAATTATTCAAAGAGTAAAAGATTACATGAAATCAAAAGAATACGCAGCAGAAACATTTGAGAAATTTGCCTTGCAAGGAACTCCATCTACTATTTTAGTAGACAGAAAGGGAATCCTAAGAGATGTATCATTTGGACAGTCATCCAACATTGAGGCAATGATTCAAAAATTAGTTGATGAAGATTAA